Proteins from a genomic interval of Capsicum annuum cultivar UCD-10X-F1 chromosome 4, UCD10Xv1.1, whole genome shotgun sequence:
- the LOC107867462 gene encoding F-box protein At1g78280 isoform X2, which produces MEVEVNPQSQIQPMEVEQIDRRPAALGDLRILPDEILCAILTYLTPRDVARLSCVSSVMYILCNEEPLWMSLCIDNADRQLQYKGSWKRTALDQLNVTFENNEFCQKPQKPLHFNGFNSMFLYCRLYRCYTSLNGFYYDTGNVEREKNLSIEEFRDKYDGQKPVLIGGLADTWPARTTWTPEELLKKYGDTAFKLSQRSRHKIKMKLKDYVSYMKVQHDEDPLYIFDEKFGEAAPELLKDYSIPNMFKEDFFDVLDRDQRPPFRWLIMGPERSGASWHVDPALTSAWNTLLCGRKRWALYPPGRVPLGVTVHVNEEDGDVNIESPSSLQWWLDFYPLLPEEDKPIECTQLPGETIFVPSGWWHCVLNLETTVAVTQNFVNSKNFEFVCLDMAPGYRHKGVCRAGLLALDDISIEDVRKNMLFLESGLGCSDLSRKDKRIRVHQPEVSENGSTRDGVSKCIDLTEMEFSYDINFLAMFLDKEQDHYTSLWSSSNSIGQREMREWLSKLWVGKPENRDLVWKGACLALNADRWYTHVTEICNFHGLPLPTDDERLPVGTGSNPVYLAGDNVIKILVEEGLEACLHSLGTELEFYSSLQKINSPLRDHIPSVLASGILYMENGLCKVQYWDGKGVPEVIANFTPLVEHEQADYPFGLQSKRQFDYRKAGMSLPELVKACSGTTIWPYVITQRCKGKIYAQIRDSMSWKDTLNLASFLGEQMRNLHLVPCPALNDSTLLETQQKAVSDANGNIKNDEDKVWAPAEWNIFLRTLNRKKKDVCDRLTKWSVLCALNKFYSARSFAC; this is translated from the exons ATGGAGGTGGAAGTAAATCCTCAATCGCAAATACAACCAATGGAAGTTGAGCAAATTGATCGGAGGCCGGCAGCTCTGGGTGACCTTCGCATTCTCCCCGACGAAATTCTCTGCGCTATCCTCACTTACCTTACTCCTCGCGATGTCGCTCGCCTCTCCTGTGTTAGCAG TGTGATGTATATTCTATGCAACGAGGAGCCCCTATGGATGAGTTTATGCATTGATAATGCTGATCGCCAGCTGCAGTATAAAGGCTCCTGGAAAAGAACAGCCCTGGATCA ATTGAACGTGACTTTCGAAAATAATGAATTCTGCCAGAAACCGCAGAAACCTCTACACTTCAATG GATTCAACTCTATGTTCCTTTATTGTAGATTATACCGGTGCTATACATCATTGAATGGATTTTATTATGATACTGGGAACGTGGAAAGAGAGAAGAATCTTTCTATAGAAGAGTTTCGTGATAAGTATGATGGACAGAAACCG GTTTTAATTGGTGGATTGGCCGACACTTGGCCTGCAAGGACTACATGGACACCAGAGGAGCTTTTAAAAAAGTATGGAGACACAGCATTTAAATTATCTCAAAGAAGCCGTCACAAGATTAAGATGAAACTTAAGGACTATGTGTCATATATGAAAGTTCAGCATGATGAGGATCCTCTTTACATTTTTGATGAGAAG TTTGGGGAAGCTGCAccagagttgttgaaggattacaGTATTCCTAATATGTTCAAAGAGGACTTTTTTGATGTGCTGGACAGGGATCAGCGACCTCCCTTCAGATGGCTCATTATGGGACCTGAGAGGTCTGGTGCCTCTTGGCATGTTGATCCAGCCCTAACTAGTGCTTGGAATACACTTCTATGTGGCCGGAAAAG GTGGGCATTATATCCCCCTGGAAGAGTACCTTTAGGAGTAACAGTGCATGTAAATGAAGAAGATGGGGATGTCAATATTGAAAGTCCATCATCTCTGCAG TGGTGGCTGGACTTCTATCCTCTTCTTCCCGAGGAAGACAAACCAATAGAGTGCACTCAACTGCCTGGGGAAACAATATTTGTCCCAAGTGGATGGTGGCATTGTGTGCTAAATTTAGAGACTACTGTTGCTGTCACACAGAATTTTGTGAACTCCAAGAACTTTGAATTTGTGTGTCTGGATATGGCTCCTGGTTATAGACATAAAGGAGTATGTCGTGCTGGGCTTCTTGCTTTGGATGACATCAGTATTGAGGATGTCAGGAAAAATATGTTGTTCTTAGAAAGTGGTTTGGGCTGCTCTGATCTATCAAGGAAAGATAAGAGGATTAGAGTTCACCAACCTGAAGTTTCAGAAAATGGAAGTACAAGAGATGGTGTCTCTAAATGCATAGATTTGACAGAGATGGAATTTTCTTATGACATAAATTTCTTAGCTATGTTTTTGGATAAAGAGCAAGATCACTACACTTCATTATGGAGCTCAAGCAACTCTATTGGGCAGCGAGAAATGAGAGAGTGGTTATCAAAGCTTTGGGTTGGAAAACCAGAGAATAGAGACCTTGTATGGAAG GGAGCCTGTCTGGCGCTGAATGCTGATAGATGGTACACACACGtcacagaaatttgtaacttcCATGGGTTGCCGTTGCCAACAGATGATGAGAGGCTTCCTGTTGGAACAGGCAGCAATCCG GTTTATCTAGCTGGGGACAATGTTATAAAAATACTTGTTGAAGAGGGATTAGAAGCTTGTCTTCATTCTTTGGGCACTGAG CTCGAGTTTTACAGTTCACTCCAGAAAATAAACTCCCCTTTGAGGGATCACATTCCTAGTGTTTTAGCCAGTGGGATTCTCTATATGGAAAATGGGTTGTGTAAGGTTCAGTATTGGGATGGCAAAGGAGTTCCAGAGGTGATCGCTAATTTTACTCCCCTTGTGGAACATGAGCAAGCTGATTATCCATTTGGTTTACAGAGTAAAAGGCAGTTTGATTATAGAAAAGCCGGGATGTCATTACCCGAACTAGTAAAAGCTTGCAGTGGCACAACAATATGGCCATATGTCATAACGCAGAGATGCAAAGGGAAAATATATGCTCAAAT AAGAGATTCCATGTCATGGAAAGACACTCTAAATTTGGCCTCCTTCCTGGGAGAACAAATGCGCAACCTTCATCTAGTGCCGTGCCCTGCTTTGAATGATTCAACATTGTTGGAAACCCAGCAGAAAGCAGTCTCCGATGCTAATGGGAATATCAAGAATGATGAGGACAAGGTTTGGGCCCCTGCAGAGTGGAACATATTCCTGAGAACTCTGAACAGGAAAAAGAAGGATGTTTGTGACCGCTTGACCAAATG GTCAGTTCTTTGTGCCTTGAACAAATTCTATTCAGCCAGATCTTTTGCTTGTTAA
- the LOC107867462 gene encoding F-box protein At1g78280 isoform X1 produces MEVEVNPQSQIQPMEVEQIDRRPAALGDLRILPDEILCAILTYLTPRDVARLSCVSSVMYILCNEEPLWMSLCIDNADRQLQYKGSWKRTALDQLNVTFENNEFCQKPQKPLHFNGFNSMFLYCRLYRCYTSLNGFYYDTGNVEREKNLSIEEFRDKYDGQKPVLIGGLADTWPARTTWTPEELLKKYGDTAFKLSQRSRHKIKMKLKDYVSYMKVQHDEDPLYIFDEKFGEAAPELLKDYSIPNMFKEDFFDVLDRDQRPPFRWLIMGPERSGASWHVDPALTSAWNTLLCGRKRWALYPPGRVPLGVTVHVNEEDGDVNIESPSSLQWWLDFYPLLPEEDKPIECTQLPGETIFVPSGWWHCVLNLETTVAVTQNFVNSKNFEFVCLDMAPGYRHKGVCRAGLLALDDISIEDVRKNMLFLESGLGCSDLSRKDKRIRVHQPEVSENGSTRDGVSKCIDLTEMEFSYDINFLAMFLDKEQDHYTSLWSSSNSIGQREMREWLSKLWVGKPENRDLVWKGACLALNADRWYTHVTEICNFHGLPLPTDDERLPVGTGSNPVYLAGDNVIKILVEEGLEACLHSLGTELEFYSSLQKINSPLRDHIPSVLASGILYMENGLCKVQYWDGKGVPEVIANFTPLVEHEQADYPFGLQSKRQFDYRKAGMSLPELVKACSGTTIWPYVITQRCKGKIYAQIRDSMSWKDTLNLASFLGEQMRNLHLVPCPALNDSTLLETQQKAVSDANGNIKNDEDKVWAPAEWNIFLRTLNRKKKDVCDRLTKWGDPIPRELIEKVEEYIPDDLLKVDMGVRSCTWIHSDIMDDNIHMEPFSLTSHSGGANDNPELIDNVSANGSDLSEPIHAWRPTHILDFSGLSVGDPILDLIPIYLDIFRGDPLLLKQFLDSYKLPFVKTGVNSSAKSNGFQRLSYRVMCYCILHDENILGAIFGTWKKLRLAKSWEEVEEAVWGDLNSYTGSC; encoded by the exons ATGGAGGTGGAAGTAAATCCTCAATCGCAAATACAACCAATGGAAGTTGAGCAAATTGATCGGAGGCCGGCAGCTCTGGGTGACCTTCGCATTCTCCCCGACGAAATTCTCTGCGCTATCCTCACTTACCTTACTCCTCGCGATGTCGCTCGCCTCTCCTGTGTTAGCAG TGTGATGTATATTCTATGCAACGAGGAGCCCCTATGGATGAGTTTATGCATTGATAATGCTGATCGCCAGCTGCAGTATAAAGGCTCCTGGAAAAGAACAGCCCTGGATCA ATTGAACGTGACTTTCGAAAATAATGAATTCTGCCAGAAACCGCAGAAACCTCTACACTTCAATG GATTCAACTCTATGTTCCTTTATTGTAGATTATACCGGTGCTATACATCATTGAATGGATTTTATTATGATACTGGGAACGTGGAAAGAGAGAAGAATCTTTCTATAGAAGAGTTTCGTGATAAGTATGATGGACAGAAACCG GTTTTAATTGGTGGATTGGCCGACACTTGGCCTGCAAGGACTACATGGACACCAGAGGAGCTTTTAAAAAAGTATGGAGACACAGCATTTAAATTATCTCAAAGAAGCCGTCACAAGATTAAGATGAAACTTAAGGACTATGTGTCATATATGAAAGTTCAGCATGATGAGGATCCTCTTTACATTTTTGATGAGAAG TTTGGGGAAGCTGCAccagagttgttgaaggattacaGTATTCCTAATATGTTCAAAGAGGACTTTTTTGATGTGCTGGACAGGGATCAGCGACCTCCCTTCAGATGGCTCATTATGGGACCTGAGAGGTCTGGTGCCTCTTGGCATGTTGATCCAGCCCTAACTAGTGCTTGGAATACACTTCTATGTGGCCGGAAAAG GTGGGCATTATATCCCCCTGGAAGAGTACCTTTAGGAGTAACAGTGCATGTAAATGAAGAAGATGGGGATGTCAATATTGAAAGTCCATCATCTCTGCAG TGGTGGCTGGACTTCTATCCTCTTCTTCCCGAGGAAGACAAACCAATAGAGTGCACTCAACTGCCTGGGGAAACAATATTTGTCCCAAGTGGATGGTGGCATTGTGTGCTAAATTTAGAGACTACTGTTGCTGTCACACAGAATTTTGTGAACTCCAAGAACTTTGAATTTGTGTGTCTGGATATGGCTCCTGGTTATAGACATAAAGGAGTATGTCGTGCTGGGCTTCTTGCTTTGGATGACATCAGTATTGAGGATGTCAGGAAAAATATGTTGTTCTTAGAAAGTGGTTTGGGCTGCTCTGATCTATCAAGGAAAGATAAGAGGATTAGAGTTCACCAACCTGAAGTTTCAGAAAATGGAAGTACAAGAGATGGTGTCTCTAAATGCATAGATTTGACAGAGATGGAATTTTCTTATGACATAAATTTCTTAGCTATGTTTTTGGATAAAGAGCAAGATCACTACACTTCATTATGGAGCTCAAGCAACTCTATTGGGCAGCGAGAAATGAGAGAGTGGTTATCAAAGCTTTGGGTTGGAAAACCAGAGAATAGAGACCTTGTATGGAAG GGAGCCTGTCTGGCGCTGAATGCTGATAGATGGTACACACACGtcacagaaatttgtaacttcCATGGGTTGCCGTTGCCAACAGATGATGAGAGGCTTCCTGTTGGAACAGGCAGCAATCCG GTTTATCTAGCTGGGGACAATGTTATAAAAATACTTGTTGAAGAGGGATTAGAAGCTTGTCTTCATTCTTTGGGCACTGAG CTCGAGTTTTACAGTTCACTCCAGAAAATAAACTCCCCTTTGAGGGATCACATTCCTAGTGTTTTAGCCAGTGGGATTCTCTATATGGAAAATGGGTTGTGTAAGGTTCAGTATTGGGATGGCAAAGGAGTTCCAGAGGTGATCGCTAATTTTACTCCCCTTGTGGAACATGAGCAAGCTGATTATCCATTTGGTTTACAGAGTAAAAGGCAGTTTGATTATAGAAAAGCCGGGATGTCATTACCCGAACTAGTAAAAGCTTGCAGTGGCACAACAATATGGCCATATGTCATAACGCAGAGATGCAAAGGGAAAATATATGCTCAAAT AAGAGATTCCATGTCATGGAAAGACACTCTAAATTTGGCCTCCTTCCTGGGAGAACAAATGCGCAACCTTCATCTAGTGCCGTGCCCTGCTTTGAATGATTCAACATTGTTGGAAACCCAGCAGAAAGCAGTCTCCGATGCTAATGGGAATATCAAGAATGATGAGGACAAGGTTTGGGCCCCTGCAGAGTGGAACATATTCCTGAGAACTCTGAACAGGAAAAAGAAGGATGTTTGTGACCGCTTGACCAAATG GGGTGATCCAATTCCTAGAGAACTGATTGAGAAAGTTGAGGAATACATCCCTGATGACCTCTTAAAG GTTGACATGGGAGTCAGATCTTGTACCTGGATACACTCCGACATAATGGATGACAATATCCACATGGAACCATTTTCCCTTACTTCTCACTCGGGAGGGGCTAATGATAATCCTGAGTTAATTGACAATGTTTCTGCAAATGGATCTGATTTGAGTGAGCCTATACATGCATGGCGCCCTACTCATATACTCGATTTCAGTGGTCTTTCTGTTG GGGATCCGATTCTTGACTTAATCCCGATATACCTGGATATATTTAGAGGGGATCCACTTTTACTGAAGCAGTTTCTGGATAGTTACAAACTTCCATTTGTTAAAACAGGAGTGAATTCATCTGCTAAAAGCAACGGATTTCAGAGACTTTCTTACCGAGTCAT GTGCTACTGTATTTTGCATGACGAAAATATTCTGGGAGCTATTTTCGGTACTTGGAAGAAACTAAGACTGGCAAAATCATGGGAAGAGGTCGAGGAAGCTGTATGGGGAGATCTTAACAGTTATACAGGCTCATGTTGA
- the LOC107867462 gene encoding F-box protein At1g78280 isoform X3 yields the protein MEVEVNPQSQIQPMEVEQIDRRPAALGDLRILPDEILCAILTYLTPRDVARLSCVSSVMYILCNEEPLWMSLCIDNADRQLQYKGSWKRTALDQLNVTFENNEFCQKPQKPLHFNGFNSMFLYCRLYRCYTSLNGFYYDTGNVEREKNLSIEEFRDKYDGQKPVLIGGLADTWPARTTWTPEELLKKYGDTAFKLSQRSRHKIKMKLKDYVSYMKVQHDEDPLYIFDEKFGEAAPELLKDYSIPNMFKEDFFDVLDRDQRPPFRWLIMGPERSGASWHVDPALTSAWNTLLCGRKRWALYPPGRVPLGVTVHVNEEDGDVNIESPSSLQWWLDFYPLLPEEDKPIECTQLPGETIFVPSGWWHCVLNLETTVAVTQNFVNSKNFEFVCLDMAPGYRHKGVCRAGLLALDDISIEDVRKNMLFLESGLGCSDLSRKDKRIRVHQPEVSENGSTRDGVSKCIDLTEMEFSYDINFLAMFLDKEQDHYTSLWSSSNSIGQREMREWLSKLWVGKPENRDLVWKGACLALNADRWYTHVTEICNFHGLPLPTDDERLPVGTGSNPVYLAGDNVIKILVEEGLEACLHSLGTELEFYSSLQKINSPLRDHIPSVLASGILYMENGLCKVQYWDGKGVPEVIANFTPLVEHEQADYPFGLQSKRQFDYRKAGMSLPELVKACSGTTIWPYVITQRCKGKIYAQIRDSMSWKDTLNLASFLGEQMRNLHLVPCPALNDSTLLETQQKAVSDANGNIKNDEDKVWAPAEWNIFLRTLNRKKKDVCDRLTKWLTWESDLVPGYTPT from the exons ATGGAGGTGGAAGTAAATCCTCAATCGCAAATACAACCAATGGAAGTTGAGCAAATTGATCGGAGGCCGGCAGCTCTGGGTGACCTTCGCATTCTCCCCGACGAAATTCTCTGCGCTATCCTCACTTACCTTACTCCTCGCGATGTCGCTCGCCTCTCCTGTGTTAGCAG TGTGATGTATATTCTATGCAACGAGGAGCCCCTATGGATGAGTTTATGCATTGATAATGCTGATCGCCAGCTGCAGTATAAAGGCTCCTGGAAAAGAACAGCCCTGGATCA ATTGAACGTGACTTTCGAAAATAATGAATTCTGCCAGAAACCGCAGAAACCTCTACACTTCAATG GATTCAACTCTATGTTCCTTTATTGTAGATTATACCGGTGCTATACATCATTGAATGGATTTTATTATGATACTGGGAACGTGGAAAGAGAGAAGAATCTTTCTATAGAAGAGTTTCGTGATAAGTATGATGGACAGAAACCG GTTTTAATTGGTGGATTGGCCGACACTTGGCCTGCAAGGACTACATGGACACCAGAGGAGCTTTTAAAAAAGTATGGAGACACAGCATTTAAATTATCTCAAAGAAGCCGTCACAAGATTAAGATGAAACTTAAGGACTATGTGTCATATATGAAAGTTCAGCATGATGAGGATCCTCTTTACATTTTTGATGAGAAG TTTGGGGAAGCTGCAccagagttgttgaaggattacaGTATTCCTAATATGTTCAAAGAGGACTTTTTTGATGTGCTGGACAGGGATCAGCGACCTCCCTTCAGATGGCTCATTATGGGACCTGAGAGGTCTGGTGCCTCTTGGCATGTTGATCCAGCCCTAACTAGTGCTTGGAATACACTTCTATGTGGCCGGAAAAG GTGGGCATTATATCCCCCTGGAAGAGTACCTTTAGGAGTAACAGTGCATGTAAATGAAGAAGATGGGGATGTCAATATTGAAAGTCCATCATCTCTGCAG TGGTGGCTGGACTTCTATCCTCTTCTTCCCGAGGAAGACAAACCAATAGAGTGCACTCAACTGCCTGGGGAAACAATATTTGTCCCAAGTGGATGGTGGCATTGTGTGCTAAATTTAGAGACTACTGTTGCTGTCACACAGAATTTTGTGAACTCCAAGAACTTTGAATTTGTGTGTCTGGATATGGCTCCTGGTTATAGACATAAAGGAGTATGTCGTGCTGGGCTTCTTGCTTTGGATGACATCAGTATTGAGGATGTCAGGAAAAATATGTTGTTCTTAGAAAGTGGTTTGGGCTGCTCTGATCTATCAAGGAAAGATAAGAGGATTAGAGTTCACCAACCTGAAGTTTCAGAAAATGGAAGTACAAGAGATGGTGTCTCTAAATGCATAGATTTGACAGAGATGGAATTTTCTTATGACATAAATTTCTTAGCTATGTTTTTGGATAAAGAGCAAGATCACTACACTTCATTATGGAGCTCAAGCAACTCTATTGGGCAGCGAGAAATGAGAGAGTGGTTATCAAAGCTTTGGGTTGGAAAACCAGAGAATAGAGACCTTGTATGGAAG GGAGCCTGTCTGGCGCTGAATGCTGATAGATGGTACACACACGtcacagaaatttgtaacttcCATGGGTTGCCGTTGCCAACAGATGATGAGAGGCTTCCTGTTGGAACAGGCAGCAATCCG GTTTATCTAGCTGGGGACAATGTTATAAAAATACTTGTTGAAGAGGGATTAGAAGCTTGTCTTCATTCTTTGGGCACTGAG CTCGAGTTTTACAGTTCACTCCAGAAAATAAACTCCCCTTTGAGGGATCACATTCCTAGTGTTTTAGCCAGTGGGATTCTCTATATGGAAAATGGGTTGTGTAAGGTTCAGTATTGGGATGGCAAAGGAGTTCCAGAGGTGATCGCTAATTTTACTCCCCTTGTGGAACATGAGCAAGCTGATTATCCATTTGGTTTACAGAGTAAAAGGCAGTTTGATTATAGAAAAGCCGGGATGTCATTACCCGAACTAGTAAAAGCTTGCAGTGGCACAACAATATGGCCATATGTCATAACGCAGAGATGCAAAGGGAAAATATATGCTCAAAT AAGAGATTCCATGTCATGGAAAGACACTCTAAATTTGGCCTCCTTCCTGGGAGAACAAATGCGCAACCTTCATCTAGTGCCGTGCCCTGCTTTGAATGATTCAACATTGTTGGAAACCCAGCAGAAAGCAGTCTCCGATGCTAATGGGAATATCAAGAATGATGAGGACAAGGTTTGGGCCCCTGCAGAGTGGAACATATTCCTGAGAACTCTGAACAGGAAAAAGAAGGATGTTTGTGACCGCTTGACCAAATG GTTGACATGGGAGTCAGATCTTGTACCTGGATACACTCCGACATAA
- the LOC107867461 gene encoding serine/threonine-protein kinase SAPK2 isoform X1, translated as MERYEIVKELGSGNFGVAKLVSDKKTKELFAVKFIERGQKIDEHVQREIMNHRSLKHPNIVRFKEFVLLHEWTQHFQVLLTPTHLAIVMEYAAGGELFARICNAGRFNEDEARFFFQQLISGVSYCHFMQICHRDLKLENTLLDGSAAPRVKICDFGYSKSSVFHSQPKSTVGTPAYVAPEILTRKEYDGKLADVWSCGVTLYVMLVGAYPFQDPSDAKNFTKTIAKILGVRYSIPEQVRISLECRHLLSRIFVADPEKRITIPEIKMHPWFLKNLPVELMEGGSYQCVDVNNPSQSMEEVLAIIHEARVPLQVPKGGTYSCGGSMELDELDEADIEDVIETSADFTGLM; from the exons ATGGAGCGTTATGAGATTGTGAAAGAGTTGGGTTCTGGTAATTTTGGAGTAGCAAAGCTTGTTAGTGACAAGAAGACCAAAGAGCTCTTTGCTGTTAAGTTTATTGAAAGAGGCCAAAAG ATAGATGAACATGTGCAAAGGGAAATTATGAATCATAGATCATTGAAACATCCAAATATAGTGAGATTTaaagag TTTGTTCTTTTACATGAATGGACTCAACACTTCCAGGTATTGCTAACACCTACTCATCTAGCAATAGTAATGGAGTATGCGGCGGGAGGAGAACTCTTTGCGAGGATCTGTAATGCTGGAAGATTTAATGAAGATGAG GCAAGGTTCTTCTTTCAACAACTGATATCAGGCGTTAGCTACTGCCATTTCATG CAAATATGTCATAGAGATCTCAAATTGGAAAACACTTTACTTGACGGAAGTGCTGCACCACGTGTCAAAATATGTGATTTTGGGTACTCCAAG TCATCCGTCTTTCATTCTCAACCTAAGTCCACTGTGGGGACACCTGCTTATGTTGCACCAGAGATCTTGACAAGGAAAGAATATGATGGGAAG CTTGCAGATGTTTGGTCCTGTGGAGTCACCTTATATGTAATGCTGGTTGGAGCTTATCCATTTCAAGATCCAAGTGATGCCAAAAACTTTACAAAGACTATTGCT AAAATACTGGGCGTCCGCTACTCAATTCCCGAGCAAGTCCGAATTTCCCTTGAATGTCGCCATCTCTTAAGCAGGATTTTTGTGGCAGACCCTGAAAAG AGAATAACCATTCCAGAAATTAAAATGCATCCCTGGTTTTTAAAGAACTTGCCAGTGGAACTGATGGAAGGAGGAAGTTACCAATGCGTCGATGTAAATAACCCGTCCCAGAGCATGGAAGAAGTTTTGGCAATAATACATGAGGCTAGAGTTCCTTTGCAAGTTCCAAAGGGTGGAACATATTCTTGTGGGGGCAGTATGGAACTTGATGAATTGGATGAAGCTGATATTGAAGATGTTATTGAAACTAGTGCTGATTTTACTGGTCTAATGTGA
- the LOC107867461 gene encoding serine/threonine-protein kinase SAPK1 isoform X2, which translates to MERYEIVKELGSGNFGVAKLVSDKKTKELFAVKFIERGQKIDEHVQREIMNHRSLKHPNIVRFKEVLLTPTHLAIVMEYAAGGELFARICNAGRFNEDEARFFFQQLISGVSYCHFMQICHRDLKLENTLLDGSAAPRVKICDFGYSKSSVFHSQPKSTVGTPAYVAPEILTRKEYDGKLADVWSCGVTLYVMLVGAYPFQDPSDAKNFTKTIAKILGVRYSIPEQVRISLECRHLLSRIFVADPEKRITIPEIKMHPWFLKNLPVELMEGGSYQCVDVNNPSQSMEEVLAIIHEARVPLQVPKGGTYSCGGSMELDELDEADIEDVIETSADFTGLM; encoded by the exons ATGGAGCGTTATGAGATTGTGAAAGAGTTGGGTTCTGGTAATTTTGGAGTAGCAAAGCTTGTTAGTGACAAGAAGACCAAAGAGCTCTTTGCTGTTAAGTTTATTGAAAGAGGCCAAAAG ATAGATGAACATGTGCAAAGGGAAATTATGAATCATAGATCATTGAAACATCCAAATATAGTGAGATTTaaagag GTATTGCTAACACCTACTCATCTAGCAATAGTAATGGAGTATGCGGCGGGAGGAGAACTCTTTGCGAGGATCTGTAATGCTGGAAGATTTAATGAAGATGAG GCAAGGTTCTTCTTTCAACAACTGATATCAGGCGTTAGCTACTGCCATTTCATG CAAATATGTCATAGAGATCTCAAATTGGAAAACACTTTACTTGACGGAAGTGCTGCACCACGTGTCAAAATATGTGATTTTGGGTACTCCAAG TCATCCGTCTTTCATTCTCAACCTAAGTCCACTGTGGGGACACCTGCTTATGTTGCACCAGAGATCTTGACAAGGAAAGAATATGATGGGAAG CTTGCAGATGTTTGGTCCTGTGGAGTCACCTTATATGTAATGCTGGTTGGAGCTTATCCATTTCAAGATCCAAGTGATGCCAAAAACTTTACAAAGACTATTGCT AAAATACTGGGCGTCCGCTACTCAATTCCCGAGCAAGTCCGAATTTCCCTTGAATGTCGCCATCTCTTAAGCAGGATTTTTGTGGCAGACCCTGAAAAG AGAATAACCATTCCAGAAATTAAAATGCATCCCTGGTTTTTAAAGAACTTGCCAGTGGAACTGATGGAAGGAGGAAGTTACCAATGCGTCGATGTAAATAACCCGTCCCAGAGCATGGAAGAAGTTTTGGCAATAATACATGAGGCTAGAGTTCCTTTGCAAGTTCCAAAGGGTGGAACATATTCTTGTGGGGGCAGTATGGAACTTGATGAATTGGATGAAGCTGATATTGAAGATGTTATTGAAACTAGTGCTGATTTTACTGGTCTAATGTGA
- the LOC107867461 gene encoding serine/threonine-protein kinase SAPK2 isoform X3, giving the protein MERYEIVKELGSGNFGVAKLVSDKKTKELFAVKFIERGQKVLLTPTHLAIVMEYAAGGELFARICNAGRFNEDEARFFFQQLISGVSYCHFMQICHRDLKLENTLLDGSAAPRVKICDFGYSKSSVFHSQPKSTVGTPAYVAPEILTRKEYDGKLADVWSCGVTLYVMLVGAYPFQDPSDAKNFTKTIAKILGVRYSIPEQVRISLECRHLLSRIFVADPEKRITIPEIKMHPWFLKNLPVELMEGGSYQCVDVNNPSQSMEEVLAIIHEARVPLQVPKGGTYSCGGSMELDELDEADIEDVIETSADFTGLM; this is encoded by the exons ATGGAGCGTTATGAGATTGTGAAAGAGTTGGGTTCTGGTAATTTTGGAGTAGCAAAGCTTGTTAGTGACAAGAAGACCAAAGAGCTCTTTGCTGTTAAGTTTATTGAAAGAGGCCAAAAG GTATTGCTAACACCTACTCATCTAGCAATAGTAATGGAGTATGCGGCGGGAGGAGAACTCTTTGCGAGGATCTGTAATGCTGGAAGATTTAATGAAGATGAG GCAAGGTTCTTCTTTCAACAACTGATATCAGGCGTTAGCTACTGCCATTTCATG CAAATATGTCATAGAGATCTCAAATTGGAAAACACTTTACTTGACGGAAGTGCTGCACCACGTGTCAAAATATGTGATTTTGGGTACTCCAAG TCATCCGTCTTTCATTCTCAACCTAAGTCCACTGTGGGGACACCTGCTTATGTTGCACCAGAGATCTTGACAAGGAAAGAATATGATGGGAAG CTTGCAGATGTTTGGTCCTGTGGAGTCACCTTATATGTAATGCTGGTTGGAGCTTATCCATTTCAAGATCCAAGTGATGCCAAAAACTTTACAAAGACTATTGCT AAAATACTGGGCGTCCGCTACTCAATTCCCGAGCAAGTCCGAATTTCCCTTGAATGTCGCCATCTCTTAAGCAGGATTTTTGTGGCAGACCCTGAAAAG AGAATAACCATTCCAGAAATTAAAATGCATCCCTGGTTTTTAAAGAACTTGCCAGTGGAACTGATGGAAGGAGGAAGTTACCAATGCGTCGATGTAAATAACCCGTCCCAGAGCATGGAAGAAGTTTTGGCAATAATACATGAGGCTAGAGTTCCTTTGCAAGTTCCAAAGGGTGGAACATATTCTTGTGGGGGCAGTATGGAACTTGATGAATTGGATGAAGCTGATATTGAAGATGTTATTGAAACTAGTGCTGATTTTACTGGTCTAATGTGA